The Homalodisca vitripennis isolate AUS2020 chromosome 7, UT_GWSS_2.1, whole genome shotgun sequence DNA segment CAGATAACAGACATAAAAGACTTTTTCCGGCCCCTCCATTTATAGGTTTCACGAACGTTCAGCCAATAAGCTAAGGCATTTTAAAATTCGCTGCGAACCTCCATGAATAAGTAAAGTTTGATTTATGGGAGAAGACAAACATTGAAACAATATTCAGATTAGCAATTACTTCATATAGGTAGCCCAGATGAAGTAGATAAATGTTTCTGTGTGCTATTAGAATGACATGACTGGATTGAAATGGTTCAGTGTACACTAAAGTCAGTTTAATATTTgcattgtatttaattatagtaGCTATCGAATCTGTGTAGGGGCCGGGAGCGGTATAGGACGTGCCACTTGTCAGCTGTTGGCCAAGGAAGGAGCTACAGTCGTGGCGGCGGATATCAACAAGAAAGGTGCAGATGAAACTGTCCTTGGCCTTGCAGGTGAAGTATTTCCCATGCAAATACTACTAACTTAATTTCTATGTAAGTGTAATcagtaaaacacaaatattattttatgcaatCTACTAACAGAAATAACGACTTTGCCATCTAAAACGATATAATTTATTCTCGATAACATTGAACAAcggtaaagaaaataattaaaatttttactccgcaacaaacatatgttaaaatttaaatttgttaccgGTACGATTTTTAATAACAAGATAATAATAGATTGTTTTACAGTATCTAAACCtagagtaatttttaaactataattataattgttaactaAATTTCGAAAAATGTCCTGccaaaattatgtataaatgaagccTCATACAAGATTTTACATCTATAGGTCACTTTGTTTTGAGGTATCATTTTGGACAGACGGATAGACATGAAAGTTTTTCAGCTTAGCAAGTTATGTtccttttttattagtttaacgaGTCCCCGGTAAGGTTCCTTCTTACCCCAAGCTGTCACAACCACACTGGGGAGCGACAATATCGTGATTCAAGATtgtgttaaacaataattaagaCTAACATTGCGTCAGGTGTTCTGTGCACGCTGAGTTCTCAATATCTCCCTGAGTAGACTTATCAGAGTGTTTGAGTCTTTTGTAAGTAGAGAATTGACGCGGCACACTTTGATTACCTCTCCCACATTCCAAACAAGTCAAAATTTACTATTAACAATGCCTAATATATCTTAAAGAGGATAATAATAGTCGTATGTTTGGAATTTGTATGGTTTAGTTCCGACCAAACTAAAAGTTTAACcctaattaaaccaaaaatatattgaaaaattgaatgattaaaagacatttatttgtaactcaaaaaataataaagatcatttgataaaaatttaaaagaaacgttttaAACGTTTGTAGTGGTTTAGTTATAATGTTTATCTCTACAGTTCTTGAGATATGGGCGGTAAAGTAGATAGTGACCTCGGCCAAGGTCGCCCCGCCTTCCCAGGTTATCGACCGCACTGACGAGCTACAACAGGGTATTTCATGATCACCATGGtcctttaaaaaaagcaaaaaataaaattacgtaaaataCGTCAGGCTTCAACGCATGCTCAATCCTATTGGCTTCTGGACTACATTGactactggcctgtgcgagatTGTCATCAAGCAGAGGAAGGGGAAAGTTTGTACAATTCACAGTACAGAGTTTGtaaaaggtcgatggtactgatacaaGTTATACGGTCAGAAACAGGATTTGAACATGCGCTATTTAACTCAGATCCGAATTCTCACCGGTCAGCCTACTAAATAtcactttatttatcaatttcaaaatttgaatgaaattaaCCTAACCTATTTTACTTCTTGAAAAGTCCGTGCAAAAGAACGAGTACTTTACgagtattattttcatataatatatgggttcaaatttaaacttaattctcCATATTATGTTCATCCTCAAATTATCGAgagccttaaaataaaatttatttggaaattaatattttatattatagttaacACTTGAAACAAGCGAATGAAATCAGGGCGAAGAGGGCGAAGGTTCTAATAAGAAAGTTTAAATACCTGAGTTTGAAAATTTACCAAAAACCAACCAGTAGAGCTGCAATAGCTGGCAATGTAGTAAAATTTTGCTTGTCCTATTTTGCGATTtgacttaaaaagtaaattatttacacaacAATAACATCCAATGTTTATAACAGTAACAATGAAAACCTGTTGTTTGTTTGGAGTATTGCAGTGGCTATTGGCAGTCCGTCCCCCCTTCGACTACCCCAGCCGACTCATCAACAGGTGGCCAGCGCTCAACAAGCTTATGAACCCATTATGTTTTCTATTGAAGTGTAGACAGAACCAATAATCATCTAGGCTTAGCCTGTCCAGTTTTAGCTAGAAATCCTTTACACAGATTACATCACTTTCTCTTACTACAATATAACTTTTCCGtacaaatataacttttcatCGTTTTAGTAGATATCaccaatatacatttttatagcacTTTCAAGATAATAAAAGTTCCTAAAATAACCCAATTAGTTTTCAATAtgcataattttaacaattagctGTATTAATTCAGGATAATGAGATGTTAATCATCTTTTATAACAGTTATCaatgatttaaatttgaataattaaatttacccAATTCTCCACAAATTTACCAATTCCCAATCctgaatgtaattaaaactacCTATGGGAGGTTTAAAAATCCAGATCTCAGTAATTATCCGCTTATATTATATATAGGCAAGTTTCCTCGATCATTGCAGAGTTAATCACCCTTTATACCATGTTTTTGTCGTAAGACAGAGCTGAGCTTAATTAAATTCTGGTTTTAAGCATTACAATACCTACAACTGCTACTGAGAGCTGTGGTTAGATATCATTATTAGTTCTCTATTAATGTATGTAACAATTTTATGGAAtaactcattatttcatttataaacttagttacctttaaaaataaaaaataatttaaatttcgagctttatttgtatattaaaataaacgcAGAAATTCTTTCTTCACAAATGTTTCTCCAATTTTTGTGCGACTCTCCAGGTAAAAACCACATGAGCATCCGGCTGGACGTGACCAAGAAGGACGATGTGGCCAAGGCAATCTCTGAAGTGATCGCCAAGTACTCTTCACCGCCCAACATAGCCGTTAACTGTGCTGGGCTGATATTGTGCGAGCCTCTGTTGGACCTCACCGAAGAAACTTACAACAAACTGTCTGACGTCAACGTCAAGGTAAGTCATGTGAGAAAATACAACAGCGAACTTTCATTATAGTTATAGGTTAATCTGTTAATCTGATtgaaaggataaaaggatttcggacatttaccatcgttacaAAAGGAATACCCCgtcgtttcgaggattggaatctatcctctttgacgtaggtataaatacatataaaagtaaagaatagaaagaagggaaagaaaaggattTAAACATACCCGACAGGTGCTTGGAACCCAGTCCAGACGTCACTGCATAGGATGCGAGTCCCAAGAACAAGTCACAAGTttccgaaatactgttatcctttcaaactttccatcgccaataacaaactttaaacaagaaaCAACCGTTTGTCTGTAAAGGGATTATCGCAACGATTTAAATTcctgttttataaaaacttattaataaagaTGTAACACTTTTtcgtgtaaaatataaattaaaaactcatttaaatgtCTGGTTTCGATTTAACGTCTGAAACCAGAAcacattatttagttaaaatattgaaagaaactGTAGGAATTACTGTGTCagtaaaacattaattagtttaaacttaCATAGCTAACCATTGTCTAGTTtggtttaattatttagttaaaaccACCTTTTTTATAACtaccatttacatttattttatattaatatacaaactTAAACTGAGTAAAACAGACATATTtagctgaaaatatttattattaaaatattggggATTTGAAATTATCAGGCATATCAAAACGTAATAGAAGGAAAAAGTTAATTAAGGGATCTATCACAATCAACaaccaaattgtttatttttaataaatatttcaataaaaattcgtTATGAATTTAAACTGTTCATTCACTATTCTAAACTGTTGACATACATAATTTTGAACTGTTGCTACACACTATTTTAATCTGTTTAAACAGGTGACAAACAACATTACTGTTGTCATACACTATTTTAAACTGTTGACATACATGATTTTGAACTGTTGCTACACACTATTTTAATCTGTTTAAACAGGTGACAAACAACATTACTGTTGTCATACACTATTTTAAACTGTTGACATACATAATTTTGAACTGTTGCTACACACtattttaatctgtttaaaaCAGGTGACAAACAACATTACTGTTGTCACACACTATTTTAAACTGTTGACATACGCTATTAGAACTAACATCTGCCTGTAGAATAATGCTACCATGATGACTAAAGACAGTTAATGAAACATACTGTACTATATAGGTACCAATAGCATAATGTAAGTTAAACTGCTGTCATACACTGATTTAAACTGTTAACATACAACTTTATTTCGATATCGTTCAGGGATTGctgatataaattgtatattatgtacTCCCAGTTAGAAGTAAACCATTAAAATCCTTATGCGCCACGCGTTTCACACGATTGTGGCACTGTCAAACGCACGCTGAAATAAATACACAATGTGTGTTTGTATATAAGTACACTGAGTTCTTTATTTATTGAGTGTGCGTTTGACAATGGCGTTATTTCAGTAAGTAGgaagtactttttattttgtttaagtaaaatttattatcgTACATTTATTACCAAGAACTGCGTTCTTTGTAATCGCACAGTTACGTACATGTACAACATAGATAAGAGTATAAAAGTCATAGTATATTGTACCCAGGTTATTCCAGAATAACAAGTAACGTTTAATCTTAACTCCTTAACTTAATAGTATTAGAATTATAATTCCATAATTATgtacgttgttttttttttcatattacacATAACTCATATTTCTGGTAGCAAATACTTTTCTACAACGTATATTTAGgtggtattttaatttataaataatatagccTGAActgaaaaacttattaaaaataaacaacgttTGCAATAGCTGCCTGATTAAATAAGATTTCCAAGATTGTAGGCAATAGTtcagttattataattaatatactttgttCTGGTAGAGTCACGGTTGCAGTATGGACTTCTTATTTGGGGCTCGGCATCTCATTtagaaatgcatttaaagagcacagaatttttattttcccaTCTTTGCATATCTACGAGACCATCATCTACGCCAGGTATCGTTGTGCAAATGTACTAGATGGAGCCGCTatacatgaccacaacacgcgggcccgagtagacctgcgacaaacccaacatcgctcAGCTCTGGCGGTTGGACTGCCTCAAAACTCAGGAGCTAGGTTTTTTTCTTTGTAAACTCCCCAgtcacttaaaaaatataacagaaaaatctattaaaaaaaaactaaaagaatacgTAATAGAGGTTTGTTTTTAACTCAGTTAAGGAGTATCCAGCCTATACTGTATTGAATTAAtcgtttttattggttttattatttaattaaggtttaatgtttattgtttttgacattaataaaattattgaattcttTTATTGTAGTTTACAATAATGTACAACTGACGTTTGTCATACGTGTAATGCGAGTACATGTCTACGACAACAAAACGATTGAATTTGAAAGTTGAAGTAgtctacaaatttacattttcactcCAGATCGTCCGTCTCATTGAAAATGCTGaagaataatagttataatagttacGTGCACGCATACTAAATTTTAGAATCCAAATTTATTGAGGTCCAAGCTCTCTTGTCATAGCTCGAATAAATGGGAGCAACATTGATCCCCGAAATGCTTGAAAACACTTCGCCCTCTACAATACGTGCTTCATTGTTTTCGCTTGGGATTTTCCCAGTTCTCGTCTCGCCCGTCTCacgtattttattattcaaaactatTCAAGCTGCCAGTGAAATTTTCACACTTTCCTTAAAACCGAATAAAAAAGAAAAGCTAAAATTTTGTAGAGAGTTAATTTATGATCACATTTATCAAAgcacatatttttaacaaaagaataataataagtaaataattgaagggaactaaaattaaaacatttgaataattttgCATATTTACATCATCAGAGCAAGTAatgctgtaataaattaaaaaaaataaatactatggtATTAACCTAAAAGCTCCTGGTGAGACGCGTAATTTAGCTGCAAAATCACTGTGCGGTTAGTATTGCCCTCGCAAAAATTTCTTGAGCTAAACGCGCACTTATCAGTTCTGGTGCCATGCaataaacttatttacaatatatgctCGTTAAAATTATAGCAAATCTTACGAAATGAACCAAAATTGGGTAATGCGCACGGAGTTTCGTTCGTGACGAATTATCTTTCAAAGATGTAATACAAGGAAACGAGTAGTTatcagataaaaaaatatcaagacTGGACCAAAGAAATTAAGTTAAAGTTACTTTCAGTTTGGATTTCTCTACAGCTTATGCTAAATAATGTTTAAgagattcatttaaattttaaagatatcttATGTACAGAATTCAATTAAGTATATGGAATATTGCAAATAAATCATGTGCTAAGCCACGGGTAATTGCTAGTGGTTTATATTGCACTGCTTGTTATCAATTTctaaaaaatcattgttttacataaaaacattcaGCCGGAAATAGCGTTTAAATGTTTTGGATATTACAACATACTTTTATAAGAAGGCATGCGAACATATTCTGTGCCAACTTTGCTTTGGTTTACAATCTATTCTTGGGCACTATGCCCACTAACGACTATGATACATTTCTCAAATTGCCTTTTCACAGAATCGCTGGCCTTAATACTAACTTAAGACTAGATGaagattaaaaaaagtaatattttttataaattcaaaataaaataattaaataatattgtaaatattatttttatatactttcgCTTTCAATCAACCATCATTAGACCCAATTACAAAATGGTTGTTATATCCAGTCATGTGGGTATGATGAAAAGGTCTCACAAACATTAAGTGGACAATATTATTGTCATATTTGACTTTATATTAACAAAGAAATAAGTAGAACCTGTAAACAGCATGTAAAATGTAGTACCAGATGCTCGACAggaattaaattagttttattaggcctaattataaaaatgtatacacattGAAATAAGGTAACTCAGCGTCTTAACTCGAACacaaaaccatttaataataaacatagtaAATGAAATCTAATATTTTAAGGCTTTAACATATTTATCAAATTACATGTATAATGTAAACAATGAACCAACGttaatgttatagaaaaagaTTTTAGAGCTCATGCACATAATGGTTTTAATGATTCTTGAATCCGTGTAGCCTACATCCCATTACAGAGAACGTTCTTTTCGCGAAAGTTCAGATTTTCCACATCCAAAATTGTCTCTATTTATGGTCAAAGCAAGTTTTTCTAATTTCTAAACCTATTAAGTACAGTGTAATTGATGACAACGCCATGAAAAGCTACAATAACACTCTTCCTCTAATGGTCATAAAACCTATTCCATCTTCAAAATCCCTTTAAACTCTTCTTTTTTCCATTTCCGCACAGAAATTATGGTAACATTTCTGTCAATGTCTCAGGGAACCTTCTGGGTGACCCAAGCAGTGATCAGGGAATTGGTGGCCGCACAGAAGAAGGGAGCTATCGTTAATATCGCCAGCATCGCCAAGTCCGGGTACGCCTTGACAACTCTCTATGGGGCCAACAAAGCAGCGGTGGAGACTTTCAGCCTTGCTGCCGGGGAGGGAATTCGGCCCGTGAGTTCCAAGAATATATGTCTAGTCGTTTAAATGCTAGGGCGGAACTCTTTCCTTCGCTTAATAGTATCCTAAGTATAAAGTCACttgctatttttttaatttactaactgaattaaaattcaataacagcTTGGAAAAATTACGTACCAAGGAATAAAGAAAAGTACTAAAGTAGGAAGAACGCTCTTCAGATGTGCTATTATGGTAATAGATAATCTATACACTCTAATCTGTAGCTGTTGTACATCACTCGGGGAAATTGTCAAgatgtatgtaataaatactttaaatgtcTTGACCCAGTAAAAACATGATGGATTAATCAAACTGTTGTTCCTCATGGTTAAATAACGAACATTAACAGTTACATAACAGTAGTTTGTATATGGAGAGCAGACCACTTAAAACtccattgttttagttttttcgtTTTTAGCCTGAAATGTCCTCCGTAGAATGATATACAACATGAATATATTATGGTAAGTTAGCTTAAAGCAAAATTTTCTTACGTCTTTCACGCATACTTCAGCACCAACAACCAAGAATTATTGAGCTAAGCAACCGAGCGTGCGTTTCTCTTACACCAATgctagtatttgtttttttacagtacTATTTCCATTTTGTAATACTTTACGATCAGCATTATTTTAGAGGTATTGAACATCACAGCTCATGCATGAGTGGTAAATTTTGATAGCTGTATTTTTTCGTGTTtaaagttttgttgttgtttgtttttacaaGAAGCAAATCATTATTATTCAGTGAGAATTTGACGTGTAAGTACTATATAACAACTGGATAGGTAATAGATAACAGGAGAAGTAATGTCAAAATTCTGTCAATTTAAAGGGAGATTAAGCAAAGATCATGGGCCTAAATGTATTGCCAACTATTCCAGCAGCGCGATGGTAAAAATGTTTGAACGTTGAgaagaaaataatgaatattacttGGGGGTTGGAGACTGCAAAGTCTATGAAACTGTAAATGAACTAAAACTCTATGGGCacgatttttaaattgaaaagattGAGTGTGTGGGCCACGTCCAAAAGCAGATGGGCAAACGCCTGAGGACTTTCAAACACAAAAACTCTAAAAGAGTTCTTAACGGTGAGAAGAATTTAGTTGGTAAAGAGAGATTGACTGAGAGTGCTATTGatactatacaaatttattataccttattatagcCTGGCAATAAGTAGGAATGGCAGAAAAGGCATCCAAGCTATGAAGACTGCAATATGGTCCGAGGATTTTCACCTGTTTTCAACTGTTGACAAAGCCTCTGCATGCAATGTGTCCAAAACATGCTAACACGCGGTGTAAGTACCAAAAGCAGTTCTTGAAAAGGTTGAATACAAACATGCAGAGCACACCCAcctataatcaactgttctgtaagaaataaaaccaatttttatggACCTCGCTAATCCTATCCTCCTCGCCAAGTGAGCCCATGGGGGAACTTAAAACATTACGGGATCTCTGAACAATGTAATATGGAGCCGTATCcccaaaaaattatttcttaggcTCTCAACATCAGTGCAGTTAGGTGTGTATGATGCTATTGTAGCATATACACAATAAGTTACAATCGTGCTACATCGTGTGTATCGGCGATGGAAGTGTTAGATAACCGCAGAGTGGTAAGAGCGAACAAGACACTGGAAGAAGTTCAAaagaagtgtgtgtgtgtgtagaaagTAAGCTTAAAAAGAAGACAGTTGCAAGATGAGTGTGAAGCTGAGGAAGATTTTGAAACCCAGCCTACTCACCTGGGCACTACTAACCAGTTGTAGGTGTTTGCATCTGCTTTCGgacactttaattttttatttacataacctAAGCTATATGTAAGCAAccattacacatttaaaattaaaatagctgcATATTCAGgccatttaaatacatttagatATCAGAGGTACTGAAAAAACATAGGCCTAGcatcttttttgtatatttcactaTTTCAGTTTTTAGGAATCTTGCAGAATATGCAGAACGGGAAAAGCCTTAGAGGAGCTTTACACGAGGTATATCAGAAGAAAAGACAAAGCtaaagataacaataattaatgaatatGCAATAGAGAAAACTTTAGGCAGTATGGTTTACTTACTTGTTCGTAACACCTTTTTAAGTGTtactttttcaacattttatttccaCAACTGTAATTTTTAGTGTATATGTACTTTAGTGCATATGTACGAATTAGTGTAATTATCTAAGTAATCCGTTATTAGTACAGGCATGAAGTTCTTTACACATATTCAGGGTATCACAAAAAACTTTGTAACAGaggttagtaaaaatattacttacaaaaaacaaaatgtttaatttgattgtttaggctttttaacatcataaaataaagtctattttacaaaatcttcTGGTGTAAAGATGTATAAAGGGTCAATGTCAATACATACACAGTTTCAATCctgtatattttacagtttttgagtaatagatatataatttaacatgGCGGAGATAAGGATATTAAAAGTGGCCTGCTCCCCGTAAATAAGACTATGTTTATTTAGGGCAAGCATTGCATAACGTGCCTACAGTAGTATGTTTAAGTTACGTCCTTCCTTAGAAAGTGCAACGAAAACTTGCGCAAAACTTGGCAGAAATATAGTAACACTTATGATGAAAATTATAAgagttgtgtatttttaagtattctaCATGTATATTAATACACCTATAACACGCAGTATCGAAGAATGAGAACGTGATGAGAGAGATAACCCACAGATGGACGAAAGGACTGAACatttagatttttcattttcctttcaccaaaaagaatatatatttcgtTTCAAGTCTGCAGGAGTTTTCTATCAAAAATCGTATAGACTGAAAGGCGGACagatagacgtacagacagacggactgtcctttgaccttttAATCTCTACCAAGGGTTCTTCCTTGCCCCAAGATGAATCCATGTTCTatgtttaaaatcaaagtttaggggtccaaggaagaac contains these protein-coding regions:
- the LOC124366755 gene encoding (3R)-3-hydroxyacyl-CoA dehydrogenase-like — translated: MATFTSSDIAFVTGAGSGIGRATCQLLAKEGATVVAADINKKGADETVLGLAGKNHMSIRLDVTKKDDVAKAISEVIAKYSSPPNIAVNCAGLILCEPLLDLTEETYNKLSDVNVKGTFWVTQAVIRELVAAQKKGAIVNIASIAKSGYALTTLYGANKAAVETFSLAAGEGIRPKVSLKRRQLQDECEAEEDFETQPTHLGTTNQLQGIRVNTISPGFTDTPMMVPFPEEFKKIYINDNPLKRPAKPEEIAETICFLVSEKSAYVNATSMFVHGGCIC